In Chroococcidiopsis sp. SAG 2025, a single window of DNA contains:
- a CDS encoding tyrosine-type recombinase/integrase gives MLANASATLALTTPTPLTEHPAAVYLANLSLGSRPTMRQALDKIASLLTNGECDCFTLDWSKLRYKHTAALRAALMEKHSPATANKMLCAMRRTLKEALRLELIDPVDYARAVDIKSIKVTKGLRGRALSEKEITALMEVCIGDRTPAGFRDAAMLVILRGSGLRRREVVNLDLKDFTPSTGAMLVRLGKGKKDRTVYLPESTVGVVEQWIDIRGKTSGPLLCQVNKAGRVVLQRLTPQAVLFLLQKRAKEAGVAPFSPHDFRRTFAGDLLDAGIDLVTVQKLMGHSSPDTTSRYCRRSEETKRRAVQTLKIPSADRKKG, from the coding sequence ATGCTCGCTAACGCCTCAGCAACACTTGCCCTAACAACACCGACTCCCCTGACCGAACACCCCGCAGCAGTGTATCTAGCAAATTTATCACTGGGATCGCGCCCGACAATGCGACAAGCCCTAGACAAGATCGCCTCCCTGCTGACCAATGGTGAATGCGATTGCTTTACCTTGGACTGGTCTAAGCTCCGCTACAAGCATACAGCCGCCCTACGCGCTGCCTTAATGGAGAAGCATTCACCCGCGACGGCTAACAAGATGCTGTGTGCCATGCGGCGGACTTTGAAAGAAGCCCTAAGACTGGAGTTGATCGACCCAGTAGACTACGCCCGCGCTGTAGACATCAAAAGCATCAAGGTAACTAAGGGGCTGCGGGGTCGCGCTCTCAGTGAGAAAGAAATTACCGCCCTGATGGAAGTCTGCATTGGCGATCGCACTCCGGCGGGTTTTAGAGACGCGGCAATGTTAGTAATCCTGCGCGGGTCGGGGCTGAGACGGCGTGAGGTAGTGAATTTGGATTTGAAGGACTTTACTCCCAGCACTGGGGCTATGCTGGTGCGGTTGGGCAAAGGAAAGAAAGACCGGACTGTATATCTACCCGAAAGCACAGTTGGGGTAGTGGAACAGTGGATCGATATTAGAGGCAAAACATCTGGTCCCCTGCTATGCCAAGTTAATAAAGCTGGAAGAGTCGTATTGCAGCGGCTCACACCACAAGCGGTACTGTTCTTATTGCAGAAACGCGCCAAGGAAGCGGGAGTAGCACCATTCTCTCCTCACGACTTCCGGCGGACTTTTGCTGGTGACTTATTAGATGCTGGGATCGATCTTGTCACCGTGCAAAAGCTGATGGGGCATTCCTCGCCAGACACCACCTCTCGGTACTGCCGCCGGAGCGAGGAAACCAAGCGCCGCGCCGTGCAGACATTGAAAATCCCTAGTGCGGACAGAAAGAAGGGGTAG
- a CDS encoding TIGR03643 family protein, with the protein MKKSPDLAPETIDRVIEMAWEDRTPFEAIELQFGLLEKDVIALMRRQMKPSSFLMWRERVTGRNTKHTQKRGFIEGRFKSDRQKT; encoded by the coding sequence ATGAAGAAGTCGCCAGATTTAGCACCCGAAACTATCGACCGAGTGATTGAGATGGCATGGGAGGATCGCACGCCGTTTGAAGCGATTGAACTTCAGTTTGGGTTATTGGAAAAGGATGTTATCGCGTTGATGCGTCGTCAGATGAAACCATCTAGTTTCCTTATGTGGCGGGAGCGCGTGACTGGACGCAATACCAAGCATACTCAGAAACGGGGTTTCATTGAAGGAAGATTTAAGTCGGATCGCCAAAAGACTTAA